A part of Paenibacillus sp. IHBB 10380 genomic DNA contains:
- the argH gene encoding argininosuccinate lyase: protein MSKLWGGRFTKQTNHLVEEYTASIGFDQALAEEDIQGSLAHVTMLGKCGILPQEDVATIKAGLEKVLNKINQGEIEFSVSDEDIHMNIEKNLIDEIGPVGGKLHTGRSRNDQVATDMHLYLRKRVVELVSMLHSLQTALIGQAKDNLDTMIPGYTHLQRAQPILFAHHLMAYVSMFQRDAERVMDSYKRINVLPLGAGALAGTTFPIDRHFVAEQLQFDKVYENSLDAVSDRDFILEFLADASIIMMHLSRLSEELVLWSSTEFNFIELDDAFCTGSSIMPQKKNPDVPELVRGKTGRVYGNLMGLLTVLKSLPLAYNKDMQEDKEGMFDTVATLEGALQLFAPMIATMKVNKGRMREAVNKDFSNATDIADFLVGKGLPFRQAHEVIGKTVLYCIQNNKYLLDLSLDEFMQFSPLFDDSIYGVLQPETVVNARNVYGGTATGQVAAAISRSEETLQVTEQWVNEHSK, encoded by the coding sequence ATGAGTAAACTTTGGGGAGGGCGCTTTACGAAGCAGACCAACCATCTAGTAGAGGAATATACAGCATCTATCGGCTTCGATCAGGCACTTGCAGAGGAAGATATTCAAGGGAGCTTGGCGCACGTTACAATGTTGGGCAAATGCGGTATTCTTCCTCAGGAGGATGTCGCTACGATTAAAGCAGGTCTTGAAAAGGTGCTAAACAAAATTAATCAAGGTGAGATTGAATTCTCCGTTTCTGATGAAGACATCCACATGAATATCGAGAAGAATCTTATTGATGAGATTGGACCCGTAGGGGGCAAATTGCATACAGGTCGTAGTCGGAATGACCAAGTGGCTACAGATATGCATCTTTACCTCCGCAAGCGGGTAGTGGAGTTGGTGAGCATGCTACATAGCTTACAGACGGCTCTAATCGGACAGGCAAAAGATAACTTGGATACGATGATTCCAGGTTATACGCATCTTCAGCGTGCACAGCCGATTCTATTCGCTCATCACCTCATGGCCTATGTATCCATGTTCCAACGGGATGCGGAACGGGTCATGGACAGTTACAAGCGTATTAATGTACTTCCATTAGGCGCAGGTGCTCTAGCTGGGACAACATTTCCGATAGATCGCCATTTCGTGGCAGAGCAGCTTCAGTTCGATAAGGTGTACGAGAATAGTCTGGATGCAGTCAGCGACCGTGATTTCATTCTGGAATTTCTAGCGGATGCTTCTATTATCATGATGCACTTGTCTCGTCTCTCTGAAGAATTAGTATTATGGAGTAGTACAGAGTTCAATTTCATTGAACTTGATGATGCTTTCTGCACAGGCAGTAGCATTATGCCACAGAAGAAAAACCCAGACGTACCAGAGCTTGTCCGGGGTAAGACAGGTCGGGTATATGGCAACTTGATGGGGTTATTAACGGTACTGAAATCTTTGCCACTAGCTTACAATAAGGATATGCAGGAAGATAAGGAAGGTATGTTCGATACAGTAGCTACACTTGAAGGAGCACTTCAATTATTTGCTCCTATGATTGCTACAATGAAGGTTAACAAAGGACGCATGCGTGAAGCTGTGAACAAGGACTTCTCTAATGCAACCGATATTGCAGATTTCCTTGTAGGTAAAGGTCTTCCTTTCCGTCAAGCACATGAGGTTATTGGTAAAACCGTTCTATATTGTATTCAGAACAATAAATATTTACTAGACTTAAGCTTGGATGAATTCATGCAATTCTCACCGCTATTTGACGATAGCATCTATGGTGTTCTTCAGCCAGAGACGGTCGTTAATGCACGTAATGTATATGGAGGAACTGCTACTGGGCAAGTTGCTGCAGCGATCTCACGGAGTGAGGAAACGTTGCAGGTTACTGAGCAATGGGTGAATGAACACAGCAAATAG